In one Sebastes umbrosus isolate fSebUmb1 chromosome 13, fSebUmb1.pri, whole genome shotgun sequence genomic region, the following are encoded:
- the irs2b gene encoding insulin receptor substrate 2 has product MASPPNTGDPPLLPGNTTNNTIKKCGYLKKQKHGHKRFFVLKEPSEGFAARLEYYESEKKWRNKSTAKRVIPLDCCLNINKRADAKHKYLIALYTKDEYFAVAAENEPEQESWYRLLTDLMAEGRVYDGSASSSASSLVGFDEASYGVITPVSLVYKEVWQVNLKSKGLGQTRNLTGVYRLCLSSRTISFVKLNSEAASVTLQLMNIRRCGHSDSFFFIEVGRSATTGPGEFWMQADDSVVAQNIHETILEAMKAMKELSEFRPRSKSQSSGTNPISVPTRRNLHNLPPSQTGLTRRSRTDSMAMTSPVSKFSSCRIRTASEGDGTMARPMSVTGSPLSPGVHRTLLTRSHTISMRPCRTFESSSLQHSKSMSMPLSPSPPITTPSSGSMSSCPDSGAPRPSSCSASFSGSPSDAGFISCEEYGSSPADARDLRLGLTLRSNTPESLKADTPPSRDGSELEGYMVMERQNGYRRLPELDKAYRKRTYSLTTPRQQRGPPQVSSASLDEYTLMRASYSNGSHCFRRCHTASPKGIYPEDYRDVQITISGLKGDSGYMPMMPGVASQTPGSKHDPYMPMSPMCVSAPKQIINPRSHSTTGLAPHTDSPGSVSLEDSGYMRMWCGTKMSVDSTDGKLTNGEYLNMSPVDPLVSLTPPEYILSPPGGDPHPLQLHRQPYSHSSLPRSLKGQLQRNGSTDKDQYVVMSLQRQRIEEESNYCPVSPGNSVASSSPRAPSVPSSAPSPLRVARVDGGLLHRSRVCRPTRLALESLRTLPCMSEHPLPSEPRSPGEYINIDYSRATRDLLASSLSESSETSVSLKCAERGSLPLSDYANVDVSSTGHLGSHQPGGSPPAVCLNHTPEVLTCPSLVNAQQNMQGGEKGEEKKSIEKPAEERGMVEEYPLQQQVSLVCQPAPVKDDYTEMTFSPPAPLPALCTTDDTPLPTSPTACVQRLSLDSSIVDGVAPAPVDSFLLGGPSLSVTLLDPHMGAKVIRADPQGRRRHSSETFSSTTTVTPVCPSFAHDTKRHSSASVENVSHAVCSSEGSDEDYGSNSPMCREMSAGYQNGLNYIALNLMEGNLGGCRLGGCDGLLRFKTTTACGCKGGMNGFNTSPYASMGFKETAAAVKE; this is encoded by the exons ATGGCGAGTCCGCCAAACACCGGAGATCCGCCGCTACTACCCGGTAATACTACCAACAACACTATCAAGAAATGCGGCTATCTGAAGAAGCAGAAACACGGACACAAGCGCTTCTTCGTGTTGAAAGAGCCGAGCGAAGGTTTCGCTGCGCGGCTGGAGTACTACGAGAGCGAGAAGAAATGGAGAAACAAATCCACCGCGAAGAGAGTTATCCCTCTGGACTGCTGCCTCAATATCAACAAGAGAGCCGACGCGAAACACAAATATCTCATCGCTCTGTACACCAAGGATGAGTATTTCGCAGTGGCGGCTGAGAACGAGCCGGAGCAGGAGAGCTGGTACCGGCTGCTGACGGATCTCATGGCGGAGGGGAGAGTCTACGACGGATCCGCCTCCAGCTCTGCGTCCTCTCTGGTCGGCTTCGACGAGGCGAGCTACGGGGTGATAACGCCGGTGTCTCTTGTCTACAAGGAGGTCTGGCAGGTCAACCTGAAATCCAAAGGTTTGGGGCAAACCAGGAATCTAACCGGAGTGTACAGACTGTGTCTCTCCAGCCGGACGATCAGCTTCGTGAAGCTGAACTCAGAGGCTGCGTCGGTAACGTTACAGCTGATGAACATCCGGAGGTGCGGTCATTCAGACAGCTTCTTCTTCATCGAGGTGGGTCGATCCGCAACCACTGGTCCTGGGGAGTTCTGGATGCAGGCTGATGACTCCGTTGTGGCGCAAAACATCCACGAAACCATCCTGGAGGCGATGAAAGCCATGAAGGAGCTGTCGGAGTTCCGTCCTCGCAGCAAAAGCCAGTCGTCTGGTACCAATCCCATCTCTGTGCCCACAAGGAGGAACCTGCACAATCTGCCCCCAAGCCAGACAGGGCTTACCCGGAGGTCTCGCACCGACAGCATGGCTATGACCTCTCCTGTGAGCAAGTTCTCCTCCTGTCGAATACGCACAGCCAGTGAGGGTGATGGCACCATGGCTCGCCCCATGTCAGTGACTGGTAGCCCCCTCAGCCCAGGGGTCCACAGGACCCTCCTGACCAGATCTCACACCATTTCAATGCGCCCTTGTCGGACATTTGAGTCTTCTTCCCTCCAGCACAGTAAGTCCATGTCCATGCCCCTGTCTCCATCCCCACCCATCACCACCCCTAGCTCAGGGAGTATGTCATCCTGCCCAGACAGTGGTGCTCCTCGTCCCTCCAGCTGCAGTGCCTCCTTCTCCGGCTCCCCCAGCGATGCTGGTTTTATATCGTGTGAGGAGTATGGATCTAGCCCTGCGGATGCCCGGGACCTGAGGCTAGGGCTTACCCTCCGTAGCAACACTCCTGAGTCCCTCAAAGCGGACACTCCCCCGTCCCGGGATGGCAGTGAGCTCGAGGGCTACATGGTGATGGAGCGGCAGAACGGTTACCGGCGTTTACCGGAGCTGGACAAGGCTTATCGGAAGCGCACATACTCCCTCACTACCCCCCGCCAGCAGAGGGGTCCCCCACAAGTATCTTCAGCCTCCCTGGATGAGTACACTCTTATGAGGGCCTCGTATAGCAATGGAAGCCATTGTTTTCGTAGGTGTCACACTGCCTCCCCTAAAGGGATCTATCCGGAGGATTACAGGGATGTTCAGATCACCATTAGCGGTCTCAAAGGTGACAGCGGCTATATGCCCATGATGCCAGGTGTGGCATCCCAGACGCCAGGGTCCAAGCACGACCCCTACATGCCCATGAGCCCcatgtgtgtttctgctccAAAGCAGATCATCAACCCCCGTTCACACTCTACAACGGGGCTGGCCCCGCACACAGACTCCCCTGGGAGTGTTTCTCTGGAGGACAGCGGCTACATGCGGATGTGGTGCGGAACCAAGATGTCAGTAGACAGCACTGATGGAAAGCTCACCAATGGAGAGTACCTGAACATGTCTCCTGTTGACCCCCTGGTGTCTCTCACACCCCCAGAATACATCCTCAGTCCTCCGGGGGGAGATCCCCACCCCCTGCAGCTTCACAGACAGCCTTATTCTCACAGCTCTCTACCACGCTCCCTTAAAGGCCAGTTGCAGCGCAACGGGTCCACGGACAAAGACCAGTATGTGGTGATGAGTTTACAGAGACAGCGGATAGAAGAGGAGTCCAACTATTGTCCTGTCTCTCCAGGAAACTCTGTGGCCAGCAGCTCTCCTAGGGCCCCGAGCGTCCCTTCCTCTGCCCCATCTCCTCTCAGAGTGGCTCGGGTAGATGGAGGTCTGCTACACCGGAGTAGGGTATGTCGGCCCACCCGCCTGGCCCTGGAATCCCTCAGAACACTACCATGTATGAGCGAACACCCGCTTCCCTCAGAGCCACGCAGCCCTGGAGAGTACATCAACATAGACTATAGTAGGGCAACTCGCGACCTGCTGGCATCCTCATTGTCAGAGAGCTCTGAGACCTCTGTGAGTTTAAAGTGTGCAGAGAGGGGATCCCTGCCACTCTCAGACTATGCTAATGTTGACGTCAGCTCCACGGGTCACCTCGGCTCACACCAACCCGGGGGTTCCCCCCCTGCAGTGTGCCTAAACCACACGCCTGAAGTCTTGACTTGCCCTAGTCTGGTGAACGCCCAGCAGAACATGCAGGGAGGCGAGaagggagaagagaaaaaaagcataGAGAAACCGGCCGAGGAGAGGGGGATGGTAGAGGAGTATCCCCTCCAACAGCAGGTGAGCCTGGTGTGTCAGCCTGCTCCAGTCAAGGATGACTACACTGAGATGACTTTCAGTCCTCCTGCCCCTCTACCTGCTCTCTGCACCACTGATGACACCCCCCTCCCCACCAGCCCCACTGCCTGTGTCCAGAGACTCAGCCTTGATAGCAGCATTGTAGATGGCGTGGCCCCTGCGCCAGTGGACTCTTTTCTCCTAGGGGGGCCTTCGTTATCTGTCACCCTCTTGGATCCACACATGGGGGCCAAAGTGATTCGGGCCGACCCTCAGGGGCGCCGGCGGCACAGTTCTGAGAccttctcctccaccaccaccgtGACACCAGTGTGCCCATCCTTTGCCCATGACACCAAACGGCACAGCTCTGCCTCTGTGGAGAATGTATCCCACGCCGTCTGCAGCTCTGAGGGCTCCGACGAGGACTACGGCAGCAACAGCCCCATGTGCAGGGAGATGTCAGCCGGTTATCAAAACGGACTCAACTACATTGCCTTAAACCTGATGGAGGGAAACCTCGGAGGATGCAGGTTAGGGGGCTGCGATGGACTCCTGAGGTTCAAGACGACCACCGCCTGTGGCTGCAAAGGGGGCATGAATGGTTTCAACACGAGCCCCTACGCCAGCATGGGATTCAaggagactgctgctgctgtgaaag aATGA